In one Musa acuminata AAA Group cultivar baxijiao chromosome BXJ2-5, Cavendish_Baxijiao_AAA, whole genome shotgun sequence genomic region, the following are encoded:
- the LOC103984326 gene encoding putative F-box protein At1g65770 — protein sequence MEAELSEGESEERAQSKKQEIEERADWSNLKADALKLIADRLIINITDYICFRCVCKAWRATNPRSRSHPPQLPWLVLGCEDDFDRLVFYSFSDSRVHKIKLPTIGDMVVINGSSDGWLVLEDRPSSTISLLNPLTGVQIHLPSAPGQLRSTHDNADSSITKEFMQALIWKISMSSNPLATDQDCTMIVIASWNRALLSIRFGHDDNWSLLDDTTVYLDVIYFKGSFYAIDYTAQVFMFDSQLKKVAITEPRQESTDTLWQFAELSGELVVLGNMVSENPIVDEWEGTITFTTERIDILKLNMEGLISSSLEETKSLDDHILFLGVTSRSISRPAAQYPHGKHNTIYVHEVYSWHDDELACCRSGVYDLETASLRPLPYDHDNSEVILDCIINIWHEPCLF from the coding sequence ATGGAAGCGGAACTGTCGGAGGGTGAAAGCGAAGAGAGGGCTCAAAGCAAGAAACAAGAGATAGAGGAGAGGGCTGATTGGTCGAACCTCAAAGCTGATGCGTTGAAACTCATCGCCGATCGACTGATCATCAATATCACCGACTACATCTGTTTTCGTTGTGTTTGCAAGGCATGGCGTGCCACCAACCCTCGGAGCCGCTCGCACCCTCCCCAGCTCCCGTGGCTTGTTCTGGGATGCGAAGATGACTTCGACCGTCTCGTCTTCTACTCCTTCTCGGACTCGAGAGTCCACAAGATCAAGCTTCCAACGATCGGTGATATGGTCGTCATCAATGGCTCGTCCGATGGATGGCTCGTCCTCGAAGATAGACCTTCCTCGACCATCTCTCTTCTCAATCCTCTCACAGGTGTTCAAATCCATCTCCCATCGGCCCCAGGTCAACTGAGGAGCACTCATGACAATGCCGATTCGAGCATCACAAAGGAATTCATGCAAGCACTGATTTGGAAGATTTCGATGTCTTCAAACCCACTGGCGACCGATCAAGATTGCACCATGATTGTTATCGCCTCTTGGAACCGTGCTCTCCTATCCATTCGTTTCGGGCACGACGATAACTGGAGCTTGCTAGATGACACGACCGTGTACCTCGATGTCATCTACTTCAAAGGAAGCTTTTATGCTATAGATTACACCGCACAAGTCTTCATGTTCGACTCCCAACTCAAGAAGGTGGCCATCACCGAGCCTCGACAAGAATCGACCGACACGTTATGGCAGTTCGCAGAGTTATCAGGTGAGCTCGTAGTCCTTGGAAACATGGTGTCCGAGAACCCTATCGTCGATGAGTGGGAAGGCACTATAACGTTCACGACGGAGAGGATCGATATCTTAAAGTTGAACATGGAAGGTTTGATATCATCGTCACTAGAGGAGACAAAGAGCTTAGACGACCACATACTTTTCTTAGGCGTTACTTCTCGATCTATCTCACGCCCAGCCGCCCAATACCCACATGGAAAACACAACACTATCTACGTTCATGAGGTTTATTCTTGGCACGATGACGAACTTGCTTGTTGTAGGTCAGGAGTATATGACTTAGAGACTGCCTCTTTGAGGCCTCTACCATATGACCATGATAATAGTGAAGTAATATTGGATTGCATCATAAACATTTGGCACGAGCCATGCCTATTTTAG
- the LOC103983787 gene encoding uncharacterized protein LOC103983787 → MSSVEEETVAMKRGVANGVSASKEVRERNRQKKRRLVLSDSDSDDCLFSLSKVDHRTDQNGDSSSIGEDNGVEQMEEKGKVEVENKKRVLRPDFMKRNEELIVSDKKEVTKPELERRSREPADAKVPAKKLEMDFSERGGGNNSEISKRKLLHGRDDTNDMEAEKDVGSKPLDPTSIKRDGLMENDTETNSPRTSRREAEKDKPIESSGNQTLRMRHNSSSSANEKRADTAMSQSKAGVLTLQGKNGVLRVSPSNKRADGLKNHSKRKDEEKLKAVGSPKDSARGIPKRPSLSPDQRVHGKSSTGATFSKYQSRKAKIDKTEEIRSSRRKTKPVIVSPKREKKRTDKLKSRTSLKIKSRSSSKAAFIAKQKLNKASVARSTEKQNLRDQIKNILLNAGWTIDLRPRKGRNYEDSVYIPPEGKSGYWSITKAYAAYQEQLNRACNERGKNSSGRSSKTSSGSDSVVPMESLDILKRIVNKRGRREELKETQRGKKKVKRTSDMRHARHQDTQDKLDDNRGRKKSNSALPSNMKIAVGSTVLKHVQKGRNKQRGCTLLARGSNQEAEAEDNDYVPYMWKRTVLSWMIDMGVLTINGKVKYMNQRKTKTKLEGRITRDGINCSCCSKIIPVPKFELHAGSKLLQPSQYIFLEDGGVSLLQCQLDAWKKQDESERQGFYCVDVSGDDPNDDTCGICGDGGDLICCDGCPSTFHLSCLGIEKLPPGDWHCTNCCCRYCGGISTDATRETDGTVSSLLSCHQCEAKYHKGCVPDAESVSAITKNLGMSFCAQSCRKVFKRLQKILGIKNDLEAGFSWSVIRRFDEDAPKTPLKSHLIAECNSKVAVALAVMNECFLPIIDQRSGVNLIHNVVYNCGSNFNRLNYRGFYSFILEQGDEIISVASIRIHGTKLAEMPFIGTRNMYRRQGMCRRLLDGIESALFSLDIKKLVIPAISELKDTWSNVFGFKPLEVSQELEVRSIKILVFPGTGLLQKPLLKMHSSVQYSAVDGVDNDIKHQHQTISTHISSEFSSIEPNLHIPGQDVVHCINPNQDAEPSLSSSRVSPDSSDSPRPNCKFQENKISETAGDLCMHNFPGGGLSGSHDEDKCQVDFSTNQQAELISELTFFDSQEGENVEANPSADLQECDSVSKQSYPDGFASDTKKSGSASLSMHSTEFNLLQHKLEDHCTPLGIDTFTLKQNVRMNVELPLGSLESTSTPSFQCHVTTKAHSPNSSESNDQVSSESAHDANHFEKSLMVHLEPCFLLSSICKVKAKDSILDPKSSVNDGNSEPYAFEIVKRCLNVAATEESGAFYSSAAVPDSDENARFSIQQSILDTVYVTNGTVCESNLSCVVKSCRIPSETNHSHMACSGMVDADIHDVQPNLTPINFVAADILDKSHHICNEFTNGTESKK, encoded by the exons ATGTCTTCGGTGGAGGAGGAGACGGTTGCTATGAAGAGGGGGGTCGCGAACGGGGTTTCTGCGTCGAAGGAGGTCCGTGAACGGAATCGGCAGAAGAAGAGGCGGTTGGTTTTGAGCGATTCGGATTCAGACGATTGTTTGTTTTCTCTAAGCAAGGTGGATCACAGGACCGATCAGAACGGAGACAGCTCGAGCATCGGTGAAGACAATGGCGTGGAGCAGATGGAAGAGAAAGGCAAGGTTGAGGTAGAGAATAAGAAGAGGGTTTTAAGGCCAGATTTCATGAAGCGAAATGAAGAGCTCATAGTTTCTGACAAGAAAGAAGTTACCAAGCCAGAGTTGGAAAGAAGGAGTAGGGAGCCAGCTGATGCCAAAGTTCCTGCAAAGAAACTGGAAATGGATTTTTCAGAACGAGGAGGAGGCAACAATTCTGaaatatcaaaaagaaaactGTTGCATGGTCGAGATGACACAAATGATATGGAGGCAGAAAAAGATGTAGGTTCCAAACCTCTAGATCCCACGAGCATCAAGAGGGATGGGTTGATGGAGAATGACACGGAGACAAACTCTCCCAGGACTAGCAGGAGAGAAGCTGAAAAAGACAAGCCAATAGAGTCATCAGGTAATCAAACACTTCGTATGAGACATAATAGCAGCAGTTCTGCTAATGAAAAGAGAGCAGATACTGCCATGTCACAATCCAAAGCTGGTGTTCTGACGTTGCAAGGGAAAAATGGTGTCTTGAGGGTCTCACCAAGTAACAAAAGGGCAGATGGGCTGAAGAACCATTCTAAAAGGAAAGATGAGGAAAAATTAAAGGCTGTAGGCTCTCCTAAGGATTCCGCCCGAGGTATACCAAAGAGACCATCTCTTTCTCCAGATCAAAGAGTACATGGAAAATCAAGTACAGGAGCTACATTCAGTAAGTATCAATCAAGAAAGGCAAAAATTGACAAAACTGAGGAAATTAGATCCAGTAGACGAAAAACAAAGCCAGTAATTGTTTCtccgaaaagagaaaaaaaaagaacggATAAGCTGAAGAGCAGGACTAGTTTGAAAATAAAGAGCAGATCCAGCTCAAAAGCTGCTTTTATtgcaaaacaaaaattaaataaagcAAGTGTAGCACGCAGCACTGAAAAACAGAACCTCAGGGATCAGATAAAAAACATACTTCTTAATGCTGGTTGGACAATAGATCTGAGGCCAAGGAAAGGCAGAAACTATGAAGATTCTGTTTATATTCCTCCTGAAGGAAAAAGTGGTTATTGGTCAATTACAAAGGCTTATGCTGCATATCAGGAACAACTGAACAGGGCATGCAATGAGAGGGGCAAGAATTCTTCAGGAAGATCCTCTAAAACATCTTCTGGCAGTGACTCTGTCGTACCGATGGAATCCTTAGATATACTAAAGAGAATTGTTAACaagagagggaggagggaagAGCTCAAGGAAACTCAAAGGGGCAAAAAGAAAGTAAAGAGAACTTCTGACATGAGGCATGCTAGACATCAAGACACTCAGGATAAGCTTGATGATAATAGAGGCAGAAAGAAGTCAAACAGTGCCTTGCCCTCAAACATGAAGATTGCTGTTGGTTCCACTGTTCTTAAGCATGTTCAAAAAGGAAGAAACAAACAGAGAGGATGCACTCTGTTGGCTCGTGGCAGCAACCAGGAGGCAGAAGCTGAAGATAATGATTATGTTCCATACATGTGGAAAAGGACAGTTCTCTCGTGGATGATAGATATGGGTGTCTTGACCATAAACGGAAAAGTGAAATACATGAACCAGAGAAAAACAAAGACAAAGCTGGAAGGCCGGATAACAAGAGATGGTATTAATTGCAGTTGCTGCAGTAAAATTATTCCTGTGCCAAAGTTTGAGCTTCATGCTGGAAGCAAACTTCTCCagccatcacaatatatatttctGGAAGATGGAGGAGTTTCCCTGTTGCAGTGTCAGCTTGATGCATGGAAAAAGCAGGATGAGTCAGAACGCCAAGGATTCTACTGTGTTGATGTAAGCGGTGATGACCCAAATGATGATACTTGTGGCATCTGCGGTGATGGTGGTGACTTGATCTGTTGTGATGGTTGTCCTTCAACATTCCATTTGAGTTGTTTGGGCATTGAG AAGCTTCCTCCTGGAGATTGGCACTGTACAAACTGTTGCTGCAGATATTGTGGGGGTATCTCTACTGATGCCACCCGAGAAACGGATGGAACAGTTTCTTCGTTACTCTCGTGCCACCAGTGTGAGGCAAAAT ACCACAAAGGCTGTGTTCCTGATGCAGAATCTGTTTCTGCCATTACCAAGAATTTGGGCATGTCTTTTTGTGCCCAAAGTTGCAGAAAG GTTTTCAAACGATTGCAGAAGATTCTTGGGATCAAGAATGACTTGGAAGCAGGATTCTCATGGAGTGTTATTAGGCGTTTTGATGAGGATGCTCCCAAAACACCACTGAAGTCTCATTTAATTGCTGAATGCAACTCGAAGGTTGCTGTTGCCCTTGCAGTTATGAACGAGTGCTTTCTTCCGATTATTGACCAGAGAAGTGGTGTTAACCTGATTCATAATGTTGTGTATAACTGTGG ATCAAATTTCAATCGGCTGAACTATAGGGGTTTCTACTCTTTTATTTTGGAGCAAGGTGATGAAATTATTTCTGTGGCATCTATCAG AATTCATGGAACTAAGCTGGCTGAAATGCCTTTCATCGGGACGAGAAACATGTATAGACGCCAAGGGATGTGCCGTCGGCTTCTAGATGGAATTGAATCA GCCCTCTTCTCTCTTGATATCAAAAAGCTGGTTATACCTGCTATTTCTGAACTGAAGGACACATGGTCTAATGTATTTGGCTTTAAACCTCTTGAGGTTTCACAAGAATTAGAAGTTAGATCCATAAAAATATTGGTTTTTCCTGGTACTGGTTTATTACAGAAGCCACTCCTGAAAATGCATTCTTCTGTACAATATTCAGCTGTCGATGGAG TTGATAATGACATCAAACATCAGCATCAGACAATATCAACTCATATATCATCTGAGTTCTCATCTATTGAGCCCAACCTCCATATTCCTGGTCAGGATGTtgtccattgcataaatccaaatcAAGATGCAGAACCTAGCTTGTCATCTTCTAGAGTTTCACCTGATTCTTCTGATTCTCCTCGACCCAATTGTAAATTTCAAGAAAACAAGATTTCGGAGACTGCTGGTGATTTATGCATGCACAATTTTCCTGGGGGAGGTTTATCAGGTTCTCATGATGAAGATAAATGTCAAGTTGATTTTTCAACTAATCAACAAGCTGAGTTGATTAGTGAGCTAACTTTTTTTGATAGTCAAGAAGGGGAAAATGTAGAAGCTAATCCATCCGCCGATCTGCAAGAATGTGATTCTGTTTCTAAGCAGAGTTATCCGGATGGTTTTGCCTCTGATACTAAAAAATCAGGATCTGCTTCTCTTAGCATGCATTCCACAGAATTTAACTTGTTGCAACATAAATTGGAGGATCATTGCACTCCTCTAGGTATTGATACTTTCACATTGAAACAGAATGTTAGGATGAATGTAGAACTTCCACTAGGCTCCTTGGAGTCTACATCAACTCCTAGTTTTCAATGTCATGTGACAACCAAAGCTCATTCTCCAAATTCATCAGAGAGCAATGACCAGGTATCTTCTGAATCTGCCCATGATGCAAATCATTTTGAAAAATCTCTTATGGTGCATTTAGAGCCATGCTTTCTGTTAAGCAGCATTTGTAAGGTGAAAGCTAAAGATTCCATCCTTGATCCAAAGTCCTCTGTAAATGATGGGAACTCAGAACCTTATGCTTTTGAAATTGTTAAAAGATGTCTGAATGTTGCTGCTACAGAAGAAAGTGGGGCTTTTTACTCAAGTGCTGCAGTTCCTGATTCTGATGAAAATGCTAGGTTTTCTATACAGCAAAGTATTTTAGACACAGTTTACGTAACAAATGGTACTGTTTgtgaatcaaacttatcttgtgttGTTAAGAGCTGCAGGATACCAAGTGAGACTAACCATTCTCACATGGCTTGTTCTGGGATGGTAGATGCAGATATCCATGATGTTCAGCCTAATTTAACACCTATCAATTTCGTTGCTGCTGATATTTTGGACAAGTCTCATCATATTTGCAATGAGTTCACAAATGGAACTGAAAGTAAAAAATGA
- the LOC135612078 gene encoding autophagy-related protein 8C-like encodes MAKNSFKLDNPLERRQAEAARIREKYPDRIPVIVEKAERSDIPDIDKKKYLVPADLTVGQFVYVVRKRIKLGAEKAIFVFVKNSLPPTASLMSAIYEENKDEDGFLYMSYSGENTFGSA; translated from the exons ATGGCGAAGAATTCCTTCAAGTTGGATAATCCTCTCG AAAGGAGGCAAGCAGAGGCTGCTCGTATCCGGGAGAAATATCCTGATAGGATTCCT GTGATTGTAGAGAAGGCTGAAAGAAGTGATATACCAGATATTGACAAGAAGAA GTACCTGGTTCCTGCCGATCTCACAGTGGGACAATTTGTTTATGTGGTGCGCAAAAGGATTAAGCTCGGTGCTGAAAAGGCCATCTTCGTCTTTGTGAAGAATTCACTACCGCCGACTG CTTCCCTGATGTCTGCGATCTACGAGGAAAACAAGGATGAGGATGGTTTTCTGTACATGAGTTACAGTGGGGAGAACACATTTGGGTCTGCGTAG
- the LOC135612079 gene encoding non-specific lipid transfer protein GPI-anchored 20-like produces the protein MEKAKRFVLLLAAVMAVRVVSGQITTACTAALITSFTPCLNYITGSTNGGGSPTEDCCKALGAVVSSSKDCACLILTGNVPFSLPINRTLSISLPRMCDSMSVPLECTGTSATLPTPGSPVANGPSLPPLPPFLPAPPPPPPQVAPPPAASPVSTGAPADQGLNEGQRPLLLPSSAIKLTHRAFSIAVFTLPLLGTMLLE, from the exons ATGGAGAAGGCCAAGCGCTTCGTCTTGTTGCTGGCGGCGGTTATGGCGGTGCGGGTGGTTTCGGGCCAGATCACGACGGCGTGCACGGCGGCGCTGATCACCAGCTTCACCCCGTGCCTCAACTACATAACGGGCAGCACCAACGGCGGCGGGTCGCCGACGGAGGACTGTTGCAAGGCGCTGGGCGCCGTGGTCAGCAGCAGCAAAGACTGCGCCTGCCTCATACTCACCGGGAACGTGCCCTTCAGCCTCCCCATCAACCGGACGCTGTCCATCTCGCTACCCAGGATGTGCGATTCCATGTCGGTGCCCCTCGAATGCACGG GCACATCTGCGACACTTCCAACTCCAG GTTCTCCTGTTGCTAACGGGCCTTCGCTTCCACCGCTAC CTCCATTTTTACCGgcaccaccaccgccgccaccACAAGTAGCTCCTCCACCAGCAGCTTCACCAGTCTCCACCGGCGCTCCGGCAGACCAAGGGTTAAACGAGGGCCAACGTCCACTGCTGCTGCCGAGTTCAGCTATCAAGCTTACTCATCGTGCCTTTTCGATAGCTGTATTCACTCTACCTCTGCTTGGAACCATGTTGCTCGAGTAG